AGAAAATCCATTTTCTTTTTTAAAAAAATTTTATTTTTAATAATTTGAAAATAGTTTTTTTTATCGTAGTATGGATTCTGTTTATTTTTTCTGAAAAAAATTGTTTCAGACTTTTTTTTATATACCATATTTCCATATAATAACGGAATATAAAAAAAATGAGAATAGAATACAAAAAATAAAAGAATTTTAGAATTTAAAATAGGAATAATTTTTATTTTTTTTCCATTATTCAAAAGAAATTCTAATAAATAAATTATTAATTATTATTAATAGAGGCTCAAATGTAAGTAAAATACTTGTATTAAATTTAAAAAAAATTAAATTTGTATTCTGGCCCATTCGTCTATTGGTTAGGACGTCAGGTTTTCATCCTGGAAAGAGGGGTTCAATTCCCCTATGGGCTATCAAAATACTAGATCATTCTTATGGCAAATCACTTATCGGCATTAAAGAGAATTAGACAAAATAATACTAGACGTTTGCGTAATAAATATGTATTTAAAAGTACCAGAACTACTATTAAACAATTAATAAAAGGGAAAAAAAAAAAGGAAGAATATTCTAAGGTTTTTTCTATGATAGATAAATTATCTAAAAAAAATATCATACATATGAATAAAGCAGCAAGGTTAAAAAATAAATTAAGAAAAAAGTTATTGATCAATAAAAAATGATCCTAAGTAAATAACGAATAATGATGGTCATTTGTTTTTATAGGTTTTTATAACTATTATTTTTTTTTGGAAAAAGTATAATTTTTTTTCTTCAAAATCAATA
The nucleotide sequence above comes from Blattabacterium clevelandi. Encoded proteins:
- the rpsT gene encoding 30S ribosomal protein S20, giving the protein MANHLSALKRIRQNNTRRLRNKYVFKSTRTTIKQLIKGKKKKEEYSKVFSMIDKLSKKNIIHMNKAARLKNKLRKKLLINKK